The genomic interval CGCGCGCGCGGTATCCTGACCGAAAGCGAGGCCGAGGCCGCGCGCATCGAGGTTAGCCGCCGACTGCTGCGCAGTGCCGAGAAGGGCGAAAAGAGCGGCGCCGCAAGCCCCACCGCCAAGGAGAACGACGGGGCGCTGGTCCTCGTCTCGGTGCTGGTGCCGTTACTCGCGCTCGGCGGCTATCTCATTTTCGGCTCCCCCTCCTTGCCGCAGCAGCCTTACGCCGCGCGCTTCGATCAATCGCCGGAGGCCCAGCGCGTTGCAGAATTGGTCGGCCGGGTGGAAGAGCGCCTGCGGGAGCGTCCAAACGACGGCGAGGGCTGGGACGTGATCGCGCCAGTCTATCTGCGCCAGCAGAAATATCACGACGCCGTTTTCGCCTTTCAGCAAGCGCTGCGGCTGAACGGCGAAAACGCGGCCCGGCTCGAAGGACTGGGCGAGGCGATGGTGCTGCGCGACAACGGCCAGGTGAGCCAGACGGCGCGCATGGCCTTTGAACGGGCCTTGGTACGCAATCCGGGTAGCCTGAAGGCGCAGTTCTGGCTGGCCGTCAGCGACGAGCAGAACGGCGACCTAGAGCAAGCCGCCAAAGCCTACAGAAAAATTCTGGATGCCAGCCCGGAAGGCGCCCCGTGGCGGGCGATGGTCGGAACGCGGCTTGCCGTCGTGCAGCAGCGGATGGACCCGACGGGCGGGCGCGCACCGGCGCTGTCCCCGGAAATGAGGCGCTCCGCGGAGAACATGAGCCGGGAAGAGCGCGCGCAAATGATCGAGAACATGGTCGCCGGCCTCGCCGAACGGCTTGAAGCTGACGGCAGCGACCTCGAAGGGTGGCTGCGCCTGATGCGCGCCTACAAGGTGCTCGGCAAGTCGGGCGAAGCAAAGCAAGCCGCGGCCTCGGCGCGCGAAAATTTCAAGGATGACCCCAGCGCGCTGGAGCGCATCGACAGCGCGGCGCGCCAGCTGGGACTGCAGTCATAACGGGAAACGCGGGAGCGGTTAGACACAGATGACACGGAAACAGCGCCGGAGCGTACTGATTGTCCTCGGCCTGATCACGCTGGGCGCGGCGACCGCCATGGTCCTCACTGCCCTGCAGAGCAAGATCACGTTTTTCTATAGCCCCAGCGACGTCGTCGAAAAATCTG from Dichotomicrobium thermohalophilum carries:
- the ccmI gene encoding c-type cytochrome biogenesis protein CcmI, which codes for MVLWTVLAVLTAIVITVVCLPLVRQKGQQTLAAASDAEIYKAQLAEIEDERARGILTESEAEAARIEVSRRLLRSAEKGEKSGAASPTAKENDGALVLVSVLVPLLALGGYLIFGSPSLPQQPYAARFDQSPEAQRVAELVGRVEERLRERPNDGEGWDVIAPVYLRQQKYHDAVFAFQQALRLNGENAARLEGLGEAMVLRDNGQVSQTARMAFERALVRNPGSLKAQFWLAVSDEQNGDLEQAAKAYRKILDASPEGAPWRAMVGTRLAVVQQRMDPTGGRAPALSPEMRRSAENMSREERAQMIENMVAGLAERLEADGSDLEGWLRLMRAYKVLGKSGEAKQAAASARENFKDDPSALERIDSAARQLGLQS